From a region of the Acinetobacter calcoaceticus genome:
- the carA gene encoding glutamine-hydrolyzing carbamoyl-phosphate synthase small subunit, whose protein sequence is MSIPAILALADGTIFKGTSIGASGSTTGEVVFNTAMTGYQEILTDPSYAQQIVTLTYPHIGNTGCNAEDVESGRIHKVWANGLIIRDLPLLHSNFRAEQSLSEYLQAHNVVAIADIDTRKLTRILRQTGAQNGCILAGENITEEEAIAKARAFGGLNGLDLAKECCDPTGFEWSEGSWTLGQGFSQPELKYHVVAYDYGVKTNILRMLADRGCKLTVVPAETPAEKVLALNPDGVFLSNGPGDPAACDYAIEAVKTIVETTTLPVFGICLGHQILALASGAKTVKMNHGHHGANHPVQDLEDGTVMITSQNHGFAVDAETLPANLKATHKSLFDGTLQGIHRTDKPAFSFQGHPEASPGPHDCAPLFDHFIELIEASKQ, encoded by the coding sequence TTGAGCATCCCCGCCATTTTAGCCCTCGCAGATGGAACGATCTTTAAAGGAACGTCAATCGGCGCATCGGGAAGTACGACTGGAGAAGTCGTTTTTAACACAGCCATGACAGGCTATCAAGAAATTTTGACTGACCCAAGTTATGCACAACAAATTGTGACATTAACTTACCCTCATATTGGTAACACTGGTTGCAACGCGGAAGACGTTGAATCTGGTCGTATCCATAAAGTATGGGCGAATGGTTTAATTATTCGTGACCTTCCACTACTACACAGCAATTTCCGTGCTGAGCAGTCGTTGAGTGAATATTTGCAAGCGCATAATGTTGTTGCTATTGCAGATATCGATACTCGTAAACTGACTCGTATTTTACGTCAGACTGGCGCTCAAAACGGATGTATCCTTGCTGGCGAAAATATTACGGAAGAAGAAGCAATTGCAAAAGCACGTGCTTTTGGTGGCTTAAATGGTTTAGACCTTGCAAAAGAATGTTGTGATCCAACAGGTTTTGAATGGTCTGAAGGTTCATGGACCTTAGGCCAAGGCTTCTCTCAACCTGAATTAAAATACCATGTAGTTGCATACGATTACGGTGTCAAAACCAACATCTTGCGTATGCTTGCAGATCGCGGTTGCAAACTAACCGTTGTTCCTGCAGAAACTCCGGCTGAAAAAGTATTGGCACTTAATCCGGATGGCGTATTCCTCTCGAATGGTCCTGGTGATCCAGCTGCTTGTGATTACGCGATCGAAGCTGTAAAAACTATTGTTGAAACCACAACATTACCTGTATTTGGGATCTGCTTAGGTCACCAAATTCTGGCACTCGCTTCTGGTGCAAAAACTGTAAAAATGAACCATGGTCACCACGGCGCTAACCATCCTGTACAAGATCTTGAAGATGGTACAGTGATGATTACTTCACAAAACCATGGTTTTGCTGTAGATGCAGAAACTTTACCGGCTAACTTAAAAGCAACGCATAAATCATTGTTCGATGGCACCTTACAAGGTATCCACCGTACAGATAAACCAGCTTTCAGCTTCCAAGGTCACCCTGAAGCAAGCCCTGGTCCACATGATTGTGCACCTTTGTTCGATCATTTCATCGAACTTATCGAAGCATCTAAACAGTAA
- a CDS encoding DOMON-like domain-containing protein — protein MASYELSAFDRFYAVSVVGAIEQQASSTLNIGFWIRDPNQLIVWPQEVSAHPRQDFLWEETCFEIFVGVHDEDYYREINLSPSQAWQSYQFEEYRYPESIPPLAAYDIELNHLKRTHYGLNVSLDLGQFMQQHRLKWSNLYLGLTTVLKTKEGMQYYAMQHSGKSADFHNKRDWLHQF, from the coding sequence ATGGCAAGTTACGAACTTTCAGCTTTTGATCGTTTTTATGCTGTTTCCGTTGTTGGCGCAATTGAACAGCAAGCATCCTCTACTTTAAATATCGGTTTTTGGATTCGTGATCCAAATCAACTTATTGTCTGGCCTCAAGAAGTCTCGGCTCATCCACGTCAAGATTTTTTGTGGGAAGAAACTTGTTTCGAAATTTTTGTTGGCGTGCATGATGAAGATTATTATCGGGAAATTAATCTCTCCCCTTCTCAAGCATGGCAGTCATATCAGTTTGAAGAATATCGCTATCCAGAAAGTATACCTCCCCTTGCTGCTTACGATATTGAACTGAATCATCTCAAGCGCACTCACTATGGCTTAAATGTTAGTCTCGATTTAGGGCAATTTATGCAACAGCATCGCTTGAAATGGTCAAACCTTTATTTAGGTTTAACTACAGTTTTAAAGACTAAAGAAGGTATGCAGTACTATGCAATGCAGCATAGTGGAAAAAGTGCAGATTTCCATAATAAACGTGACTGGTTACATCAGTTCTAA
- the yhbY gene encoding ribosome assembly RNA-binding protein YhbY, producing the protein MAALSIHERKRLRQIGHVLNPVVMIGGQGLTDAVIEETLRALNDHELIKVKIAGEDREARTATIDAIVEATGAQAVQKIGKIVLLYKKAAKQNQHLSNLVRHAHLAN; encoded by the coding sequence ATGGCCGCTTTATCTATCCATGAACGTAAACGTTTACGTCAAATTGGTCATGTGCTTAATCCGGTTGTCATGATTGGTGGACAAGGCTTAACAGACGCAGTAATCGAAGAAACACTTCGTGCTTTAAATGACCACGAGCTTATTAAAGTTAAGATTGCTGGTGAAGACCGTGAAGCGCGTACTGCAACAATTGATGCAATTGTAGAAGCAACAGGTGCTCAAGCTGTACAAAAAATTGGTAAAATTGTTTTGCTTTACAAAAAGGCAGCTAAACAAAACCAACATTTGTCTAATCTTGTTCGTCACGCTCACCTAGCAAACTAA
- the rlmE gene encoding 23S rRNA (uridine(2552)-2'-O)-methyltransferase RlmE: MATRITNQKLSKSSRVWMREHLDDPFVKKAQKEGYRARAAYKLLEIQEKYKLIKPGMTVVDLGAAPGSWSQIAGKLVGSKGLVIASDILPMDALPDVTFLQGDFREEDVFEKLLNILNGRQVDIVISDMAPNTSGNRAVDQPRQIYLCELALDFAQKVLAPHGQFVVKVFQGTGFDEFRKQVVDSFDVLKTAKPAASRARSKEVFLIGQGRKKALR; this comes from the coding sequence ATGGCAACACGCATTACAAACCAGAAATTGTCGAAAAGTAGTCGTGTATGGATGAGGGAACATCTAGACGATCCTTTTGTAAAAAAAGCACAAAAGGAAGGATATCGTGCTCGAGCAGCCTATAAACTTCTTGAAATTCAAGAAAAATATAAGTTGATCAAGCCAGGCATGACTGTAGTGGATTTAGGTGCAGCTCCTGGTAGTTGGTCTCAAATCGCTGGGAAACTCGTTGGTAGCAAAGGTTTAGTGATTGCTTCCGATATTTTACCCATGGATGCTTTGCCTGATGTCACTTTTTTACAAGGCGACTTTAGAGAAGAAGATGTATTTGAAAAATTGTTAAATATTTTAAATGGGCGACAAGTAGACATTGTAATTTCTGATATGGCCCCCAATACATCAGGTAATAGGGCCGTTGATCAACCTAGACAGATTTACTTATGTGAACTGGCTTTAGATTTTGCTCAAAAGGTTCTGGCTCCTCATGGACAGTTTGTTGTTAAAGTGTTTCAGGGCACAGGATTCGATGAGTTTCGTAAACAAGTAGTTGATAGTTTTGATGTGTTAAAGACAGCAAAACCAGCAGCTTCTCGGGCGCGGTCTAAAGAGGTTTTTTTGATTGGACAAGGGCGTAAGAAAGCATTGCGATAA
- the ftsH gene encoding ATP-dependent zinc metalloprotease FtsH has translation MSDYFKNAVLWLIILGVLILIFSNISDRNKPTAMKYSDFVAAVNSGQIKQVTIDGLNINGEKTNGSQFETVRPQVEDTELMPSLNKQNVVVEGTAPQRQGILMQLLIASFPVLLIILLFMFFMRNMGGGAGGKNGPMSFGKSKAKMLSEDQIKLNFSDVAGCDEAKQEVVEIVDFLKDPAKFKRLGATIPRGVLMVGPPGTGKTLLAKAIAGEAKVPFFSISGSDFVEMFVGVGASRVRDMFEQAKRHAPCIIFIDEIDAVGRHRGSGTGGGHDEREQTLNQMLVEMDGFEGNEGVIVIAATNRADVLDKALLRPGRFDRQVMVGLPDIRGREQILNVHLKKLPSVTGVDMQVLARGTPGFSGAQLANLVNEAALFAARRNKNTVDMHDFEDAKDKIYMGPERKSMVLREEERRATAYHEAGHAIVAEILPGTDPVHKVTIMPRGWALGVTWQLPEQDQISHYKDKMLNEIAILFGGRIAEEVFIQQQSTGASNDFERATKMARAMVTKYGMSDKMGVMVYEDENQSGFFGNVGSRTISEATQQLVDEEVRRILDEQYKVARNILEGNKDIAHAMVKALMEWETIDRDQIRDIMEGREPQPPKVYVAENPVAAFEPPKDGPSTPPPLPAMN, from the coding sequence TTGAGCGATTACTTCAAGAATGCCGTATTGTGGCTAATAATACTTGGTGTTCTGATTTTAATTTTCAGTAATATCAGTGACCGCAATAAGCCTACTGCGATGAAATATTCAGATTTTGTTGCAGCGGTGAATAGTGGTCAAATTAAGCAAGTCACAATTGACGGTTTAAATATTAATGGTGAAAAAACTAACGGATCACAGTTTGAAACTGTTCGTCCGCAAGTTGAAGACACTGAGCTTATGCCAAGCTTAAATAAACAAAATGTTGTTGTAGAGGGAACAGCTCCGCAACGTCAAGGCATTTTGATGCAACTTCTCATTGCTAGTTTCCCTGTACTGTTAATCATTTTGTTATTCATGTTCTTTATGCGTAACATGGGTGGTGGTGCAGGCGGAAAGAATGGACCGATGAGTTTTGGTAAATCAAAGGCAAAAATGCTTTCTGAAGACCAGATTAAACTCAATTTTTCTGACGTCGCCGGCTGTGATGAAGCAAAACAAGAAGTTGTTGAAATTGTAGATTTCTTAAAAGACCCTGCAAAATTCAAACGTTTGGGCGCTACTATTCCTCGTGGCGTACTTATGGTTGGCCCTCCGGGTACTGGTAAAACGTTATTAGCTAAAGCAATTGCTGGTGAAGCCAAGGTTCCTTTCTTCAGCATTTCAGGTTCTGACTTTGTAGAAATGTTCGTGGGTGTGGGTGCGTCCCGTGTCCGTGATATGTTTGAGCAAGCGAAGCGTCACGCGCCATGTATCATCTTTATTGATGAGATTGATGCAGTGGGTCGTCACCGTGGTTCAGGTACAGGTGGTGGTCATGATGAGCGTGAACAAACCTTAAACCAAATGCTTGTAGAGATGGACGGTTTTGAAGGTAATGAAGGCGTAATTGTTATTGCTGCAACTAACCGTGCTGATGTGCTTGATAAAGCATTATTGCGTCCGGGTCGTTTTGACCGTCAAGTCATGGTTGGTTTACCTGATATTCGTGGTCGTGAGCAAATTCTGAATGTACATTTGAAAAAGTTACCTTCAGTCACGGGTGTAGATATGCAAGTCTTAGCGCGTGGTACACCAGGTTTCTCTGGTGCGCAGTTGGCAAACCTTGTTAACGAAGCTGCATTATTTGCTGCACGTCGTAATAAGAATACTGTTGACATGCATGACTTTGAAGATGCAAAAGACAAAATCTACATGGGTCCAGAGCGTAAGTCGATGGTTCTACGTGAAGAAGAGCGTCGTGCTACTGCTTATCATGAAGCTGGTCATGCAATTGTGGCAGAGATTTTGCCTGGTACAGATCCTGTTCATAAAGTAACGATCATGCCACGTGGTTGGGCTTTGGGTGTTACTTGGCAGTTACCTGAACAAGACCAGATTAGCCATTATAAAGACAAGATGCTAAACGAAATTGCGATTTTGTTTGGTGGTCGTATTGCTGAAGAAGTGTTTATCCAACAGCAATCTACCGGTGCCTCAAATGACTTTGAGCGAGCTACTAAAATGGCGCGTGCAATGGTTACTAAGTACGGTATGTCTGACAAAATGGGCGTAATGGTTTACGAAGATGAAAACCAGAGTGGTTTCTTTGGAAATGTAGGTAGTCGTACGATTTCTGAGGCAACTCAACAGTTGGTTGACGAAGAAGTGCGCCGTATTCTTGATGAGCAATATAAAGTTGCGCGTAATATCTTGGAAGGTAATAAAGATATTGCACATGCAATGGTAAAAGCTTTGATGGAATGGGAAACTATTGATCGTGATCAAATTCGTGACATTATGGAAGGTCGTGAACCACAACCACCTAAGGTCTATGTTGCGGAAAATCCAGTGGCTGCATTTGAACCACCAAAAGATGGTCCATCTACACCACCACCATTGCCAGCAATGAACTAA
- the folP gene encoding dihydropteroate synthase, which produces MQLMPLPHQILQCGQLQLDLSHPHIMGILNVTPDSFSDGGKHNQLDRAVAYALNMIEQGATIIDIGGESTRPGASEVSVEEEVRRVVPVVEALAKYDVVLSIDTSQPDVIRVAKEAGAHIWNDVRALTRPDALKTAAELDIPVVIMHMRGEPTTMNQLDQYTDVTLNVMQELQQRINEALAAGVKKHNIIIDPGFGFAKNAQQNLKLLKEFWKLNDMGYPILSGLSRKRFIGEALQGAAADQRAVGSATGHLLSIQQGASIVRAHDVKAMHDAILVWKAMEQA; this is translated from the coding sequence ATGCAGCTAATGCCTTTACCTCATCAAATTCTACAATGTGGACAACTTCAGTTAGATTTATCACATCCTCACATTATGGGTATTTTAAATGTCACTCCAGACTCTTTTAGTGATGGTGGAAAGCATAATCAGTTAGATCGGGCCGTGGCGTATGCATTAAATATGATTGAACAAGGCGCCACAATTATAGATATTGGTGGGGAGTCTACTCGACCAGGTGCATCTGAAGTAAGTGTAGAAGAAGAGGTACGACGAGTTGTTCCTGTAGTTGAAGCTTTAGCTAAATATGACGTGGTTCTTTCGATTGATACAAGTCAGCCAGATGTTATCCGTGTAGCGAAAGAAGCGGGTGCGCATATTTGGAATGATGTACGTGCACTTACTCGACCAGATGCATTAAAAACGGCAGCAGAGTTAGATATACCTGTGGTGATCATGCATATGCGTGGTGAGCCCACTACGATGAACCAGCTAGATCAATATACGGATGTTACATTGAATGTGATGCAAGAGCTTCAGCAGCGCATTAATGAGGCTCTAGCTGCTGGTGTAAAAAAGCATAATATTATTATTGATCCGGGATTTGGTTTTGCAAAAAATGCTCAGCAGAATTTAAAACTATTAAAAGAGTTTTGGAAGCTTAATGATATGGGTTATCCAATTTTATCGGGTCTTTCTCGTAAACGTTTTATTGGTGAAGCTTTACAGGGTGCAGCAGCAGATCAGCGTGCAGTAGGAAGCGCTACGGGGCATTTGCTTAGTATTCAGCAAGGAGCATCCATTGTTCGTGCACATGATGTAAAAGCCATGCATGATGCAATTCTCGTTTGGAAAGCGATGGAACAAGCTTGA
- a CDS encoding DUF5713 family protein, producing MFEDLLLPMFDDEYYPDILVAELKQLIEQFAKKVQKSALADQDIYRYAHQTVIEINEMKPQFEDLDSSLDDSAADYIAEAMMMVAQGAGYLDLEMEELVVNREW from the coding sequence ATGTTCGAAGACTTACTTCTCCCAATGTTTGATGATGAGTATTATCCAGATATTTTAGTCGCTGAACTCAAGCAGTTAATTGAACAATTTGCCAAAAAAGTTCAAAAGTCTGCTTTAGCTGATCAGGATATCTATCGATATGCTCATCAAACTGTTATTGAAATTAATGAAATGAAACCACAGTTCGAAGATCTGGATTCTTCACTAGATGATAGTGCTGCTGACTATATTGCTGAGGCAATGATGATGGTGGCGCAGGGTGCAGGATATTTAGATCTTGAGATGGAAGAGCTGGTTGTGAATCGAGAGTGGTGA
- a CDS encoding alkaline phosphatase D family protein codes for MSEKISRRELIQKSLFGFGALSLPVAFTGCNDGSDDESAEAQADFLHGVASGDPLQDKVILWTRLTPVDLSARLKVMWEIATDNQFKQNLKTGMVETTKTDDFTVKVDAAGLQANTIYYYRFRFGNKISSVGQTKTLPISTNKVSFAVCSCSNYPAGYFYVYREMAKQNVDVIIHLGDYIYEYGADGYAAEDAEKLGRTLPTDNNKEIIKLEDYRKRYALYRQDKDLQVAHQRHPFIVIWDDHELANDTWRDGAENHESDEGSFSDRKLAALQAYFEWMPIRPVSSTDHLNIYRQFNFGSLVELTMLDTRIIARDKQLEYADYMTAVGLDAQKFQADLTDPKRTLMGYTQRDWLIDRLKQSTATWNVIGQQVLMSKMWIPAELLLSLGQITSGGASAEILAKMNAQITELVTLKLRLEQGDPTLTVQEKTRVTTVVPYNLDAWDGYYAERETVYENLASLNKKVIVLAGDTHNAWASYLYSQKGQYVVVELATSSVSSPGLEKYLSIPMAQLQQFEFAFTTLIDELAYCNLNQRGYLVVTLDDKRVQSDWIFVDSIKNAEYKLDTSRQYQLVLDMNLTPEKDKQKTA; via the coding sequence ATGTCAGAGAAAATTTCACGCCGAGAATTAATTCAAAAAAGTCTATTCGGTTTTGGGGCGCTGTCTTTGCCTGTGGCTTTTACGGGTTGTAATGATGGCTCAGACGATGAAAGTGCAGAGGCACAAGCAGATTTTTTACATGGAGTTGCGAGCGGCGACCCTTTGCAGGATAAAGTGATTTTATGGACGCGATTAACACCAGTAGATCTTAGTGCGCGCCTTAAAGTTATGTGGGAAATTGCCACTGATAACCAGTTTAAGCAGAATTTAAAGACGGGGATGGTTGAAACGACCAAGACTGACGACTTCACGGTGAAGGTGGATGCAGCAGGACTACAGGCGAATACCATTTATTATTATCGTTTCCGTTTTGGTAATAAAATTTCATCTGTCGGTCAAACTAAAACACTACCAATAAGCACCAATAAAGTTAGTTTTGCCGTATGTTCTTGTTCGAATTATCCCGCTGGTTACTTTTATGTTTACCGTGAAATGGCAAAGCAGAATGTTGATGTCATTATTCATTTAGGTGATTATATTTATGAGTATGGGGCAGATGGTTATGCGGCGGAAGATGCAGAAAAACTTGGTCGAACCTTACCAACAGATAATAATAAAGAAATTATAAAACTAGAGGATTATCGCAAACGTTATGCACTTTATCGTCAGGACAAAGATTTGCAGGTAGCTCACCAGCGTCATCCTTTTATTGTAATTTGGGATGATCATGAGTTAGCAAATGATACTTGGCGTGATGGGGCCGAAAATCATGAAAGTGATGAAGGGTCTTTTTCTGATCGTAAATTAGCTGCTCTACAAGCTTATTTTGAATGGATGCCTATTCGCCCAGTTTCTAGCACAGATCATTTAAATATTTATCGACAGTTTAATTTTGGCTCACTGGTTGAGTTGACGATGTTGGATACACGTATTATTGCGCGTGATAAACAGCTTGAATATGCTGATTATATGACAGCTGTTGGTTTGGATGCTCAAAAGTTTCAGGCTGACTTAACTGATCCAAAGCGTACTTTAATGGGTTATACACAAAGGGATTGGTTGATTGATAGATTGAAGCAATCTACAGCAACATGGAATGTGATTGGTCAGCAAGTTCTAATGAGTAAAATGTGGATTCCTGCCGAGTTATTGTTGTCTTTAGGACAAATTACTTCGGGTGGAGCTTCGGCTGAAATCTTGGCTAAAATGAATGCTCAAATTACAGAGCTAGTCACCTTGAAATTACGATTGGAACAGGGCGATCCAACTTTAACTGTTCAGGAAAAGACACGAGTCACAACAGTAGTGCCATATAATCTTGATGCTTGGGATGGTTATTATGCTGAACGTGAAACCGTATATGAAAACTTAGCTAGTTTGAATAAGAAAGTTATTGTTCTGGCAGGCGATACTCATAATGCTTGGGCATCTTATTTGTATAGTCAAAAAGGTCAATATGTAGTTGTTGAACTAGCAACGAGTTCCGTTTCTTCGCCAGGGCTAGAAAAATATTTAAGTATTCCAATGGCTCAATTACAACAATTTGAATTTGCTTTTACTACGCTTATTGATGAGTTAGCTTATTGTAATTTAAACCAGCGTGGCTATTTGGTGGTTACACTAGATGATAAGCGGGTGCAGTCGGACTGGATATTTGTAGATTCAATTAAAAATGCAGAATATAAATTAGATACAAGTAGGCAATATCAATTGGTGTTAGATATGAATTTGACGCCTGAAAAAGATAAGCAAAAAACTGCTTAA
- the folD gene encoding bifunctional methylenetetrahydrofolate dehydrogenase/methenyltetrahydrofolate cyclohydrolase FolD: protein MALVLDGRALAKQIEENLSVRVEALKAKTGRTPILATILVGDDGASATYVRMKGNACRRVGMDSLKIELSQETTTEQLLAEIEKLNANPDVHGILLQHPVPEQIDERACFDAISLAKDVDGVTCLGFGRMAMGEAAYGSATPAGIMTILKENNIEIAGKHAVVVGRSAILGKPMAMMLLQANATVTICHSRTQNLPELVKQADIIVGAVGKAELIQKDWIKSGAVVVDAGFHPRDGGGVGDIQLQGIEEIASAYTPVPGGVGPMTITTLIRQTVEAAEKALG, encoded by the coding sequence GTGGCATTGGTTTTAGACGGTCGTGCATTAGCAAAGCAAATTGAAGAAAATTTGTCGGTACGTGTTGAAGCTTTAAAAGCTAAAACAGGTCGTACCCCGATTTTAGCGACTATTTTGGTTGGGGATGATGGCGCATCTGCAACTTATGTGCGCATGAAAGGAAATGCTTGCCGTCGAGTAGGCATGGACTCTTTGAAAATTGAATTATCACAAGAAACAACAACAGAACAATTATTAGCAGAAATTGAAAAGCTTAATGCCAATCCAGATGTACACGGTATCCTTTTACAGCATCCAGTACCTGAACAGATTGATGAACGCGCATGTTTTGATGCGATTTCGTTAGCTAAAGATGTAGATGGCGTAACTTGCCTCGGCTTTGGGCGTATGGCAATGGGTGAAGCTGCATATGGTTCAGCGACTCCAGCAGGCATTATGACCATTTTAAAAGAAAACAACATTGAAATTGCTGGCAAACATGCAGTTGTTGTTGGTCGTTCAGCAATTTTAGGTAAACCAATGGCAATGATGCTTTTACAAGCTAATGCAACGGTAACGATTTGCCATTCACGTACTCAGAATCTACCTGAGCTTGTGAAACAAGCTGATATTATTGTTGGTGCTGTGGGTAAGGCGGAACTTATTCAAAAAGATTGGATTAAATCAGGTGCAGTGGTTGTCGATGCTGGTTTCCATCCTCGTGATGGCGGTGGTGTAGGCGACATCCAACTACAAGGTATCGAAGAAATTGCTTCTGCTTATACACCAGTACCAGGTGGTGTAGGTCCAATGACAATTACAACTTTGATTCGTCAAACTGTAGAAGCTGCTGAAAAAGCTTTAGGTTAA
- a CDS encoding class I SAM-dependent methyltransferase, with product MSCTFQLTKAPEHLLQALHEVIPHCELMAQQLPETLISLWLIPPVFPTDRLDDEVIRRIWNDTPYWIFCWASGLAMAQWLLAEPHHVKGKVVLDFGAGSGVVAIAAKMAGAKRVICCDIDQISLAACRENALLNDVELEYLDDLYKAEQVDVLLAADVLYDQCNRFFLDEFLKFAPEVWVADSRVKNFSHPKYQKIDERSASTWPDLDEAKEFRNVSFYKTL from the coding sequence ATGAGCTGCACCTTTCAACTTACCAAAGCCCCTGAACATTTACTTCAAGCCTTGCATGAAGTGATCCCTCATTGTGAGTTAATGGCACAGCAGTTGCCTGAAACGCTTATTTCTTTATGGTTGATTCCACCAGTTTTTCCAACTGATCGCTTAGATGATGAGGTGATTCGCCGAATCTGGAATGACACGCCGTACTGGATTTTTTGCTGGGCATCTGGTTTAGCAATGGCGCAGTGGTTGCTTGCAGAGCCGCATCATGTCAAAGGTAAAGTCGTACTGGATTTTGGTGCAGGCTCAGGTGTGGTTGCAATTGCAGCAAAAATGGCTGGTGCTAAAAGAGTAATTTGTTGCGATATTGATCAAATTAGTCTTGCAGCTTGCCGTGAAAATGCTTTGTTAAATGATGTTGAACTGGAATATTTAGACGATTTATATAAAGCAGAGCAAGTTGATGTTTTATTGGCAGCTGATGTGTTATATGACCAATGTAATCGTTTCTTTTTAGATGAGTTCTTGAAATTCGCGCCAGAAGTCTGGGTCGCAGATAGCCGTGTTAAAAACTTTAGCCATCCTAAATATCAAAAGATTGATGAAAGAAGTGCATCAACATGGCCAGACCTTGATGAAGCTAAAGAATTTAGAAATGTAAGTTTTTATAAGACGCTGTAA
- a CDS encoding MFS transporter, translated as MERPMVDQPSTATTPQSHLDTKTRVKSILGGSAGNLVEWYDWYVYAAFTLYFAHAFFPKGSQTAQLLQAAAIFAVGFLMRPIGAWIMGIYSDRKGRKSGLTLSVTLMCVGSLLIAVTPSYESIGVFAPLLLVVARLIQGLSVGGEYGASATYLSEMAEKNRRGFFSSFQYVTLIAGQLTALCVLLILQMVLTEQQLHDWGWRIPFFIGALLAIVVFRIRRGLLETQSFKNAQAETDQPKSGMFALFKHYPKEAFTVLFLTAGGTLAFYTYTTYLQKYLVNTSGFTKPEATQITTLALFIFMCLQPVAGALSDRIGRKPLMIAFGVTGVLFTYILFNALATTHNYWTAFWLCLAGLVMVTGYTSINAVVKAELFPAHIRALGVALPYAIANTLFGGTAEFFALSFKEAGHESWYFIYVSIMIFISLIIYIFMKDTKHHSKIKEH; from the coding sequence ATGGAGCGACCCATGGTTGATCAACCTTCTACCGCAACAACTCCACAAAGTCATTTAGATACAAAAACCCGCGTAAAATCAATTTTAGGTGGGTCTGCCGGTAACCTCGTCGAATGGTATGACTGGTATGTATATGCTGCATTTACACTCTATTTTGCTCATGCCTTTTTCCCCAAAGGTAGCCAAACTGCACAACTACTTCAAGCTGCCGCCATTTTTGCTGTAGGTTTTTTAATGCGCCCAATCGGTGCATGGATTATGGGGATTTATTCAGACCGTAAAGGCCGTAAATCCGGACTTACACTTTCTGTCACGTTAATGTGTGTAGGTTCACTTCTTATTGCTGTGACACCAAGTTATGAAAGTATTGGTGTATTTGCCCCGCTTTTATTAGTCGTCGCTCGTTTAATTCAAGGTTTAAGCGTAGGTGGTGAATATGGCGCGAGCGCCACTTATTTAAGTGAAATGGCTGAAAAAAATCGGCGTGGTTTTTTCTCAAGCTTCCAATATGTAACCTTAATTGCAGGACAACTGACGGCTTTATGTGTTCTTTTAATCTTACAAATGGTATTAACCGAACAACAGTTGCATGATTGGGGATGGCGCATTCCATTCTTTATTGGCGCTTTACTTGCAATTGTTGTTTTCCGTATTCGTCGTGGCTTATTAGAAACACAATCTTTTAAAAATGCTCAAGCTGAAACAGACCAACCAAAATCAGGTATGTTTGCCTTATTCAAGCATTATCCTAAAGAAGCTTTTACAGTATTGTTCTTAACAGCCGGTGGTACTTTAGCTTTTTATACTTACACTACTTATCTACAAAAATATTTAGTAAATACATCAGGTTTTACCAAACCGGAAGCAACCCAAATCACCACTCTAGCGCTGTTCATTTTTATGTGTTTACAACCAGTAGCCGGCGCTTTATCAGACCGAATCGGGCGTAAACCACTTATGATTGCCTTTGGTGTGACTGGGGTTTTATTCACTTATATTTTATTCAATGCTCTTGCCACCACACATAACTATTGGACTGCTTTCTGGTTATGCTTGGCAGGCCTAGTCATGGTAACAGGTTATACTTCAATTAATGCCGTGGTTAAAGCTGAGCTCTTTCCTGCGCATATTCGGGCTTTAGGGGTAGCTTTACCCTACGCGATTGCCAATACCTTGTTTGGCGGCACAGCAGAGTTCTTTGCTTTAAGTTTTAAAGAAGCTGGACATGAATCTTGGTACTTTATTTATGTCAGTATTATGATCTTCATTTCACTTATTATTTATATTTTTATGAAAGATACCAAGCATCATTCAAAAATTAAAGAACATTAA